The nucleotide sequence CTACAAACTGGTAAAGACCCTTGGTCAATTTGCCGAATATTTTGGGGAGGATAGACAAATTTCCGTTTCCCGTGAGCTCACCAAGCTCTACGAAGAGACCTTAAGGGGGACCTCGGAAGAACTGGTACGTCATTTTACCGAAAAACCGCCAAAAGGCGAAATTGTTATTGTTGTTGCAGGAAAAAAATAAAGCAGATGACCATTGATACGTTTATAAAGAAACTAAAATCTACCCCGGAAGCCATTGAATTTTCAGAAACCATGTCGGTGATCGAAGCACATTACCACTTTACTCCCTCGGCCTTTACCAATGGCACCCTAGAGAATGCCGAAGGTCAAAATTCAGGCTCATGCAAGCTTTTTGCCTTCGCCAAAGACCAACAACTGAGCAAAGAAGAGACTTTGGCCTGCTTTGGAAGCTACTACTTTAACGATGTGCTTGACGACCCCGAGGGAACTGGACACCAGAACATCAGGAACTTTATGCAAACCGGATTTCAAGGCCTGGTCTTTTCACAAGACCCCTTGAAGAAAAAATAAACCAAATGCAAAAACTGCTTTCTGAAATACGTGCGTGTGAAGTTTGCAGTAAGCATTTGCCTCTCGGCCCAAGACCCATTGTAGCCGCACATAGCCAATCAAAAATTGCGATCATCGGCCAAGCCCCCGGAACCAAGGTCCACGAAACCGGAATTCCATGGGACGACCCCAGCGGCAGGCAATTGCGAAAATGGCTGAACGTTACGGACGATGAGTTTTACGACGAAAAGAAATTTGCCTTGATCCCTATGGGTTTTTGTTATCCGGGAAAAGGAAAATCGGGCGACCTACCTCCGCGACCCGAATGTGCCCCACTTTGGCACGAAGCCCTTTTTCAACAAATGCCCCACCTACAACTGATTATCGTTATCGGCATTTACGCCCAAGGATACTACCTAAAGGAGAGAAAGGAAAAAAACCTAACGGAAACGGTAAGGGCCTACCACAACTACTTGCCCAAGTATTTTCCACTTCCCCACCCTTCGCCCCGCAACCGCATTTGGCTTAAAAAGAATCCTTGGTTTGAGGTGGAAGTGGTGAAAGAATTACAGAAAAGGGTTCAGGTGGTTTTGAGTAACACTTAAACCTAAAGACTTGCCTAATACCTTCCTAATTTATACTTCTTCCCAAAATCTTTACTTCCGCGTTATTTTCTTAGGGCAGAAACGACTGATGTGTTTTGACTTCCCTTAAAAAGTCAAGCCGTGATAGACCCTTAAAATCTATCAATTAATCGTATTTTTGATATTTACAAAAAACATAAAAATTATGGCTACTACAAATCATATCACTACCAAATGGCTGGGCAACATGCAATTTGAAAGCACTAACCCATCAGGTCTAAACTTAACTATAGATGCAAGCCCCGATGATGGCGGAGAAGGAAAAGGGCTACGCCCAAAAGCCCTGATGCTATCTGGTTTGGCCGGTTGTTCAGGACTTGACGTAGCTTCGCTTATCAAAAAAATGAAGTTGGAGGTCGATGATTTTCAAATAGAGACCATCGCCAACCTTACCGATGAGCACCCAAAATTCTACGACGCCGTTACCATCGAATACCACTTCCACGGAAAAAACCTTGACGAGAAAAAATTACAAAGAGCGGTAGACCTCTCCGTCGAGAAATACTGTGGCGTTATGGAAATGTTCCGTCAATTTGCTAAATTGGAAATCAAGACTTTTTTTCATAAGGATTAAGTTTTAAGTTCAAGATTTAAGCTCAAGTTCAAGTTGAAATTTTAAGTTGAAAGCTAAAGAATAAGCTTAATATTGTGGACGATAAAAAGTATGATTTAGAAGATAGATTGGTAAACTTTGCTGCCGATATTGCTATTTTTTGTCGAGAACTCCCTAAAGACTTTACCGGGGAATATTACGGTAACCAACTCTTACGTTCGGCCGGAAGTTCTGCGCTTAATTTTGGTGAAGCCCAAGGCACGCACACCTCCAAAGATTACGTTCACAAAGCAAGTATTTGTTTAAAAGAACTAAAGGAGTCTAGGGTAAACTTGAAGATTTTGAACAAAATAGAGTATGGCAACGAAGCCAAAAGAAATCTCCTGACAGATGAGGTTCAACAATTAATTAAAATCATTGCCGCCATTATCAGGAACAAAAAACACAGTTAATTTTCTTAGTATATTATCGCACATCCATATTAAATTGAGCTTTGAAATTAACTTTTGGACTTAAATCTTGAACTTGAACTTGAACTTTGAACCTGAGCTTGAACTTAAATCTTGAGCTTGAGCCTGAGTTTTGATCTTTGAACTTGAACTTTGAACTTGAACTTTGAACTTGAACTTGAACTTGAACTTTGAACTTGAACTTGAACTTTGAACTTTAAGCTTGCACTTCAAACTTGAACTTGATTTTAACCTAAAACTTTCACACAATACACCCTATGCGCTGGACCATTAAACCGAAACCCCAACAAGATGAAATCGACCAATTGGCACAAGCGCTTCATGTTGATGGATTAGTGGCCCAATTGTTATTACAAAGGGGAATCTCTTCTTACGAAGAAGCCAAAAAGTTCTTTCGCCCACAATTGAGCCATTTGCACGACCCTTTCTTAATGAAGGACATGGATTTGGCCGTAGCCCGTATAGAAAAAGCCATTGCCCATAACGAGAACATCTTGGTCTATGGCGATTACGACGTAGACGGAACTACCTCCGTGGCCCTACTTTCGTCGTACCTACTGAGTTACTATCCTAACGTGGCCACCTATATTCCCGACAGATATGCCGAAGGATATGGAGTTTCATTTAAGGGAATCGACTTCGCCGACGACAACGGCTTTTCATTGATCGTTGCCCTTGACTGTGGGGTAAAGGCCATTGACAAAGTAACCTACGCCAAAGAAAAAGGAATAGACTTTATTATTTGCGACCACCATAGACCAGGCGACCATATTCCCGATGCGGTGGCTGTTCTCGATCCCAAACGCGGTGATTGCACTTACCCCTACGACGAACTTTGTGGCTGTGGGGTAGGCTTCAAGCTCGTTCAGGCCTTGGGCTCAAGGCAAGGACATACCATTCACGACCTGATTCCCTACCTTGACCTAGTGGCTACCGCCATTGGCGCCGACATTGTGCCTATTACGGGAGAAAACAGGGTTTTGGCCTATTACGGACTACAGGTAATCAACACCAATCCGAGAGCCGGTTTTAAGGCGATCATCCACCAAATCAAGAAAACGGTGCTTACCATTACCGATGTAGTTTTCGTGATCGCTCCGCGGATAAATGCGGCGGGCCGTATGAAACACGGGCAACATGCCGTAAACCTGTTGACCGAAACCGATCTGGCCCAAGCGGAGACTTTTGCCGCCCAAATCGAAAAATTCAACGAAGACCGGCGCGGACTCGACAAAGAGATTACCCAAGAAGCCCTAGAACAGATCCAAGAAAACAAAGAGGAAGAGCGCTTTACCTCGGTAGTCTATAAAGCATCTTGGCATAAGGGTGTAATCGGCATTGTAGCCTCCCGCCTTACCGAAACCTATTATCGCCCAACCCTAGTCTTTACCAAGAGTGGCGAGAAACTGGCCGCTTCGGCCCGCTCGGTAAAGGGTTTCGACGTTTATAACGCCCTACAGGGCTGTGCCGACTGTATTGAGCAGTTCGGGGGACACAAATATGCTGCGGGCCTCACCCTGCAGGAATCGCAATACGAAGAATTCAAGGCCCGGTTTGAAAAGGTAGTCGCTGAAACCATAGACCCGAACCTCTTGATTCCGGAAATTTCCGTAGACGCCCAAATCGATTTTAGGGATATTTCCCCAAAGCTCATGCGCATCATCAAACAATTTGCCCCCTTTGGCCCCGGCAACATGACCCCGGTATTCATGGCAGAAAACCTCAAGGATACAGGCTACGCCAAAGGCGTCGGCGAAGATGGGGCCCATTTAAAATTGGCCGCCACCCAAAACGGAATCGGGCCCATAGGGGGCATCGGTTTTAACATGGGCGACAAGCTTTCCATAGTGGCGAACAGGCAGCCTTTCAGTGCCGTTTTTTCCTTGGATGAAAATGAATGGCAAGGAAACGTAAGCTTGCAAATGAAACTAAAAGACATACAATGAAAATAGAACACCTCGCCATATGGGTATCTGACCTTGAAGCCACCCGTCATTTTTATGAACATTACTTTGGTGCTGTTTGCGGAGAACGGTATCACAACCCGAATAAAAACTTCACGTCTCACTTTTTAAGTTTTGATGAAGGCTCGCGATTGGAGCTTATGCACAAACCGGACATTACTAAAGCATCAGATTCTACAGAAGAACATTTGGGCTTTATTCATTTCGCGCTCTCCGTAGGCTCAAAAGAAAAAGTAGATGCCATTACCGAACAACTTAGGTCTGACGGATTTCAGGTTCCTGGTGAACCAAGAACTACAGGAGACGGCTATTATGAAAGCGTTATCAAAGACCCAGAGGGCAACCGAATCGAAATTACCGTTTAACGATCTTTTATCTAAGGTCGGACTCGATTTCAGTACCAACAAAAACCGATTTCTATGTTTGGGCCAACACGCTTTAAACCGGGCAACAGACCACTCGGTCGGTTTTATTTCTTCCCTTCCAATGCTTGCCTCTCTTTTGTACTTTTCCCATCTACAAACTAACCGTTTATCGATAAAACTCCATTTTACGGTCATTACAACGCCTTAGTTCACCGACCGAACAGTCGGTTTTACAAAATGGAATCCCCACAAAAAAATTGACGTATTCACATACATTTCGTCGGTTTATAGTAATACCTTTGCGCCCTATTTCTCTTGAAAAAGCGTTTTTATGGATCCTTATGCCGCCCTACGTTTTAAAGAATTCAATATCTTTTTGTTGGTTCGCTTTGCCATGGTATTTGCTTGGTCCATGCAGTTTATCGTTATTGAGTGGCAGGTCTATTCTATGACCAAAGACCCGCTTTCTTTAGGAATCATCGGCCTCATGGAGGTCATCCCTGCCGTATCGATGGCACTCTTTGCAGGACACATTGTAGATCAAACCGAAAAGCGGAATCTCTTGGTCAAATGCATCTTCGGATTCTCGGTCATCAGCTTCGGGCTCTTTATGCTCAGCTGGCCCTCCCTTGACCAAAAGGTCGACACCGGAACCATTTTATAC is from Zobellia galactanivorans and encodes:
- a CDS encoding HopJ type III effector protein, with protein sequence MTIDTFIKKLKSTPEAIEFSETMSVIEAHYHFTPSAFTNGTLENAEGQNSGSCKLFAFAKDQQLSKEETLACFGSYYFNDVLDDPEGTGHQNIRNFMQTGFQGLVFSQDPLKKK
- a CDS encoding uracil-DNA glycosylase family protein, whose product is MQKLLSEIRACEVCSKHLPLGPRPIVAAHSQSKIAIIGQAPGTKVHETGIPWDDPSGRQLRKWLNVTDDEFYDEKKFALIPMGFCYPGKGKSGDLPPRPECAPLWHEALFQQMPHLQLIIVIGIYAQGYYLKERKEKNLTETVRAYHNYLPKYFPLPHPSPRNRIWLKKNPWFEVEVVKELQKRVQVVLSNT
- a CDS encoding OsmC family protein, whose product is MATTNHITTKWLGNMQFESTNPSGLNLTIDASPDDGGEGKGLRPKALMLSGLAGCSGLDVASLIKKMKLEVDDFQIETIANLTDEHPKFYDAVTIEYHFHGKNLDEKKLQRAVDLSVEKYCGVMEMFRQFAKLEIKTFFHKD
- a CDS encoding four helix bundle protein — its product is MDDKKYDLEDRLVNFAADIAIFCRELPKDFTGEYYGNQLLRSAGSSALNFGEAQGTHTSKDYVHKASICLKELKESRVNLKILNKIEYGNEAKRNLLTDEVQQLIKIIAAIIRNKKHS
- the recJ gene encoding single-stranded-DNA-specific exonuclease RecJ; the encoded protein is MRWTIKPKPQQDEIDQLAQALHVDGLVAQLLLQRGISSYEEAKKFFRPQLSHLHDPFLMKDMDLAVARIEKAIAHNENILVYGDYDVDGTTSVALLSSYLLSYYPNVATYIPDRYAEGYGVSFKGIDFADDNGFSLIVALDCGVKAIDKVTYAKEKGIDFIICDHHRPGDHIPDAVAVLDPKRGDCTYPYDELCGCGVGFKLVQALGSRQGHTIHDLIPYLDLVATAIGADIVPITGENRVLAYYGLQVINTNPRAGFKAIIHQIKKTVLTITDVVFVIAPRINAAGRMKHGQHAVNLLTETDLAQAETFAAQIEKFNEDRRGLDKEITQEALEQIQENKEEERFTSVVYKASWHKGVIGIVASRLTETYYRPTLVFTKSGEKLAASARSVKGFDVYNALQGCADCIEQFGGHKYAAGLTLQESQYEEFKARFEKVVAETIDPNLLIPEISVDAQIDFRDISPKLMRIIKQFAPFGPGNMTPVFMAENLKDTGYAKGVGEDGAHLKLAATQNGIGPIGGIGFNMGDKLSIVANRQPFSAVFSLDENEWQGNVSLQMKLKDIQ
- a CDS encoding VOC family protein; the encoded protein is MKIEHLAIWVSDLEATRHFYEHYFGAVCGERYHNPNKNFTSHFLSFDEGSRLELMHKPDITKASDSTEEHLGFIHFALSVGSKEKVDAITEQLRSDGFQVPGEPRTTGDGYYESVIKDPEGNRIEITV